A genomic segment from Nitrospira sp. encodes:
- a CDS encoding Transaldolase / Glucose-6-phosphate isomerase — translation MMHVSQVKIMNPVRALRLFGQSVWLDDIRRSCLTNGELQRLIDDDGLGGVTSNPSIFEKAITGNSDYAEALSALKREPGLDAKACYERVAIEDIQAAADLLQPVYAGTKGRDGYVSLEVSPHVARDTRGTLDEAKRLWEAVGRDNLMIKVPATPEGIPAIVQLLGRGINVNVTLLFAQETYELVAEAYLMGLEQLAARGGDVGSVASVASFFVSRIDTAADAAIAARLTPATDERTQAVLRSLLGKVAVANAKLAYQRYRTLFSGPRWEALARRGAMTQRLLWASTGTKNPHYRDVLYVEELIGPETVNTMPPATLEAFRDHGRPESRLTAGVEEAKAVLLALKQSGLSLNSITDRLLEEELHSFKKAFDQLLVAVGQQVREDESGRLHGCSYRLPADVAVAVQSSLTAWSDADRVRRLWNRDPSLWTDGDEHRWLGWLDITDQQLAHLPLLTNLAGETLRRGFTHALLLGMGGSSLCPEVLKTTFGKQAGYPDLHVLDSTDPAQIRAVEQQLQLATTLFIVSSKSGSTLEPMILKQYFFERVQRLVGAKAAVKQFIAITDPGSALQQAAETSEFRHLYFGVPTIGGRYSALSNFGMVPAAVMGLDLAPFLERAEEMVEACFPSVPVQENPGLVLGTILGVFAKQGRDKVTIVASPHLASFGAWLEQLLAESTGKEGKGLIPVDREAVGPPNVYGSDRLFVYIRLQVAPETSQDEAVDLLEQAGHPVVRISVDELYDLGQEFFRWEFATAVAGSILAINPFDQPDVEASKVATKRLTAEYDRTGTLPAETPIVEEQGLSLYADPHYAAELRVAAGPAPSVREYLAAHLNRLMAGDYFALLAYLARSPAHEAQLQAMRHLVRDAKRVATCLGFGPRFLHSTGQAYKGGPNKGLFLQLTCEDAADLPVPGQRYTFGIVKAAQARGDVQVLAERGRRLLRVHLGADVQAGLVTLTSAVKQALASGDGAAGRRT, via the coding sequence ATGATGCACGTCTCGCAGGTCAAGATCATGAATCCCGTTCGCGCCCTTCGGCTCTTCGGCCAGTCGGTCTGGTTGGACGACATCCGGCGGAGCTGTCTTACCAACGGAGAACTGCAACGTTTGATCGACGACGACGGATTGGGCGGCGTGACCTCCAATCCCAGCATCTTCGAGAAAGCCATCACCGGGAATTCGGACTACGCCGAAGCTCTGAGCGCCCTCAAGCGAGAGCCAGGCTTGGATGCGAAGGCCTGTTACGAACGGGTGGCCATCGAGGATATTCAAGCCGCCGCCGACCTTCTGCAGCCGGTCTATGCCGGCACGAAAGGGCGCGACGGCTACGTAAGCCTGGAGGTCTCGCCCCATGTGGCCCGTGACACCCGAGGCACGCTCGATGAGGCGAAGCGGTTGTGGGAAGCCGTCGGACGCGACAACCTGATGATCAAGGTGCCGGCCACTCCCGAGGGGATTCCGGCGATCGTGCAATTGCTCGGTAGGGGCATCAACGTCAATGTGACCCTTCTCTTCGCGCAGGAGACCTATGAGCTGGTCGCCGAGGCCTACCTCATGGGCCTGGAACAATTGGCGGCGCGGGGCGGCGATGTCGGAAGCGTGGCGAGTGTGGCCAGCTTCTTCGTCAGCCGTATCGATACGGCGGCGGATGCAGCCATTGCCGCGCGCCTCACGCCCGCCACGGATGAGCGGACACAAGCCGTGCTCAGGAGTCTCTTGGGAAAGGTGGCCGTGGCGAACGCCAAGCTGGCCTATCAACGGTACCGGACCCTGTTTTCCGGCCCACGCTGGGAGGCGCTCGCGAGGCGGGGAGCGATGACCCAACGGTTGCTTTGGGCCAGTACCGGCACCAAGAACCCCCACTATCGCGATGTGTTGTATGTGGAGGAATTGATCGGGCCTGAAACGGTCAATACGATGCCGCCCGCGACGCTGGAGGCCTTTCGTGATCACGGTCGCCCCGAGAGTCGGCTGACCGCGGGCGTTGAGGAAGCGAAGGCCGTCCTGCTCGCATTGAAGCAGTCGGGGCTCTCGCTCAACTCGATCACCGACCGGTTGTTGGAGGAGGAGCTGCACTCGTTCAAGAAGGCCTTCGACCAACTCTTGGTCGCCGTCGGGCAGCAGGTCAGAGAGGACGAGTCGGGGCGACTCCACGGCTGCTCGTACCGGTTGCCGGCAGACGTGGCGGTCGCGGTGCAGTCCTCGCTCACCGCATGGAGCGACGCCGACAGGGTGCGCCGGCTGTGGAATCGTGATCCGTCTCTCTGGACCGATGGGGACGAACACCGATGGCTCGGGTGGTTGGATATCACCGATCAGCAATTGGCCCATCTCCCTCTGCTCACCAACCTTGCCGGAGAAACCTTGCGCAGGGGGTTTACCCACGCCCTGCTGTTGGGGATGGGCGGGTCGAGCCTCTGTCCCGAAGTCCTGAAGACGACATTCGGCAAACAAGCGGGGTATCCGGACCTGCACGTGCTCGATTCGACGGATCCGGCTCAGATCCGAGCGGTCGAACAACAGCTTCAGTTAGCGACCACGCTCTTCATCGTGTCGAGCAAGTCCGGGAGCACCCTGGAGCCGATGATCTTGAAACAGTATTTTTTCGAGCGGGTGCAACGGCTCGTCGGGGCCAAAGCCGCCGTGAAGCAGTTCATCGCGATCACGGATCCCGGCTCGGCTTTGCAGCAGGCTGCCGAGACGAGCGAGTTCCGACATCTCTATTTCGGGGTCCCCACGATCGGCGGCCGGTATTCGGCTCTGTCGAACTTCGGCATGGTGCCGGCGGCGGTCATGGGGCTCGACCTTGCGCCGTTTCTCGAACGCGCGGAGGAAATGGTGGAGGCCTGCTTTCCCTCGGTCCCGGTCCAGGAGAATCCCGGCCTGGTGCTCGGCACGATTCTCGGGGTGTTCGCCAAACAGGGTCGCGATAAGGTGACGATCGTGGCGTCGCCTCATTTGGCGTCGTTCGGCGCCTGGCTCGAACAGCTCCTCGCCGAATCGACCGGCAAGGAAGGCAAGGGCCTCATTCCCGTCGATCGCGAAGCGGTCGGACCTCCCAACGTCTATGGATCGGATCGCCTGTTCGTGTACATCCGGTTACAGGTCGCACCGGAGACGAGTCAAGACGAGGCCGTCGATCTGCTTGAGCAGGCGGGCCATCCGGTGGTCCGAATCTCGGTGGACGAGCTCTATGACCTGGGGCAGGAATTCTTCCGCTGGGAATTTGCCACGGCGGTGGCGGGATCGATTCTGGCGATCAATCCCTTTGACCAGCCGGATGTGGAGGCGAGCAAAGTGGCCACCAAACGGTTGACGGCGGAGTATGACCGCACCGGGACCTTGCCCGCGGAAACACCGATCGTCGAGGAGCAGGGGCTCAGCCTCTATGCCGATCCGCACTATGCCGCGGAGCTGCGTGTGGCGGCAGGACCGGCCCCGTCCGTCCGGGAGTACCTTGCCGCCCATCTGAATCGACTCATGGCCGGTGATTACTTCGCGTTGCTGGCCTATCTTGCGAGGAGCCCCGCGCATGAAGCGCAACTCCAAGCCATGCGTCATCTGGTCCGGGATGCCAAGCGGGTCGCCACCTGCTTAGGGTTCGGCCCGCGCTTCCTCCATTCCACGGGACAGGCGTACAAGGGAGGGCCGAACAAGGGGCTGTTTCTCCAACTCACCTGCGAAGATGCGGCGGACCTCCCGGTGCCGGGACAACGGTATACGTTCGGCATCGTCAAGGCGGCGCAGGCGCGCGGAGATGTTCAAGTCTTGGCGGAGCGGGGAAGGCGGTTGCTGCGGGTCCATTTGGGCGCCGATGTCCAAGCGGGGCTGGTGACGCTGACGTCGGCGGTGAAGCAGGCGTTGGCAAGCGGGGACGGCGCAGCCGGTAGGAGGACGTGA